A region from the Lolium perenne isolate Kyuss_39 chromosome 4, Kyuss_2.0, whole genome shotgun sequence genome encodes:
- the LOC127346913 gene encoding F-box protein At3g07870-like: MAASLRPTARQAKGNSSSSTAPLVSTANGSVLPQDLLYEILVRIPAKTLCRLRAVCRSWRSLLSDSSFVTAHNTLHGPLVASFKWEPGQPAGIHILDRSGNTVRHIRFETGFQSYSWIVACSNLDVICRFGADERPRLIDPATGVISLLPDDPEFNHNKHTTRFGFGWASSTGETKVLAITASLTTVRCCKVLTLGGAGEWRETGCPMTKLATTPRCVALAKGVLYFLGYTNCYPDHIAAYDLQTEQWRPDLVHLPLPVRCHVSLAELSDNLVAVYNRNVDSHISKDLWFLTDAEKLLWSKRYTITMPYPKTFDRMMGRWADCFPLWKLDDGKIVFWVSLYLNGGDVRVVHFLRVYDPPTNTYTDGADMPGYTFFGVYKGSLLAGHPWTRNQAGI, translated from the coding sequence ATGGCGGCGTCGCTCCGTCCAACAGCAAGGCAAGCCAaaggcaacagcagcagcagcaccgcTCCTCTCGTCTCCACTGCCAACGGCAGCGTCCTGCCCCAGGATTTGCTCTACGAGATCCTGGTGCGCATCCCGGCGAAGACGCTTTGCCGCCTCCGTGCCGTCTGCCGGTCATGGCGGTCCCTCCTCTCCGACTCGTCCTTCGTTACCGCCCACAATACCCTCCACGGACCGCTCGTCGCCTCCTTCAAGTGGGAGCCGGGCCAGCCGGCAGGCATCCACATCCTAGACAGGTCCGGCAACACCGTCAGGCATATACGTTTCGAGACTGGGTTTCAAAGTTACTCCTGGATCGTGGCGTGCAGCAACCTTGACGTGATCTGCCGCTTTGGTGCGGACGAGCGCCCCCGCCTGATCGACCCAGCCACCGGTGTCATCTCCCTATTGCCCGATGACCCAGAGTTCAACCATAACAAGCACACCACCAGATTTGGGTTCGGCTGGGCCTCCTCAACCGGGGAGACCAAGGTGCTGGCCATCACTGCAAGCCTCACGACAGTCCGTTGCTGCAAGGTCCTCACCCTCGGTGGCGCCGGAGAGTGGAGGGAGACAGGTTGCCCCATGACTAAACTTGCAACTACTCCTAGGTGTGTGGCCCTTGCCAAGGGGGTCCTCTATTTCTTGGGCTATACAAACTGCTACCCCGATCACATTGCAGCATACGACCTCCAGACGGAGCAATGGCGGCCGGATCTCGTGCACTTGCCGCTCCCAGTCCGATGCCACGTTTCCTTGGCTGAGCTGAGCGATAACTTGGTTGCAGTCTACAACCGTAACGTTGATAGCCATATTTCCAAGGATTTGTGGTTCCTCACGGACGCTGAGAAGCTTCTCTGGTCGAAGCGATACACGATCACCATGCCTTACCCAAAGACGTTTGACAGGATGATGGGAAGATGGGCAGATTGTTTTCCCTTGTGGAAACTGGATGATGGGAAGATTGTCTTCTGGGTGTCGCTGTACCTGAATGGTGGTGACGTGCGAGTAGTGCATTTTTTGCGGGTGTACGATCCCCCGACAAACACTTACACGGATGGGGCAGACATGCCTGGCTATACCTTTTTCGGTGTGTACAAAGGCAGCTTACTTGCTGGTCATCCATGGACCAGGAATCAAGCGGGTATATAA